One window of Cryptosporangium minutisporangium genomic DNA carries:
- the argH gene encoding argininosuccinate lyase → MTHPSELPATTGTAETTRLWGGRFSGGPAEALARLSVSVHFDWRLAPYDLAGSRAHARVLHRAGLLDATELDKMLHALDDLEQACADGRFTPTIDDEDVHTALERGLLERLGALGGKLRAGRSRNDQVATDLRLYLRDHARGVAKSLVDLAQALTDQAETHLGVPAPGMTHLQHAQPILFSHQLLAHVQSLLRDLDRLSDWDKRAAISPLGAGALAGSSLPLDPEAVAAELGFTNAAANSIDAVSDRDFAAEFLFVAALIGVHLSRLGEEFVLWTSQEFGWVTLDDAYATGSSIMPQKKNPDIAELSRGKSGRLIGHLSGLLATLKALPLAYDRDLQEDKEPVFDAVETLGLLLPALTGMVSTMRVHTDVLEASTPTGYALATDVAEWLVRKGVAFRDAHEIVGALVARCAKRGCELDDLTDDDLAEVSPHLDPSVRSVLSVDGALRARTTPGSTGPDAVAAQLKQVTTTIEKHRVWATEHVVPR, encoded by the coding sequence GTGACCCATCCCAGTGAGCTCCCCGCGACGACCGGCACCGCCGAGACCACCCGTCTGTGGGGTGGCCGGTTCTCCGGCGGCCCCGCCGAGGCCCTCGCGCGCCTGAGCGTCAGCGTCCACTTCGACTGGCGTCTGGCGCCCTACGACCTCGCCGGGTCCCGCGCCCACGCCCGGGTCCTGCACCGCGCGGGTCTGCTCGACGCGACCGAGCTCGACAAGATGCTGCACGCCCTGGACGACCTCGAGCAGGCCTGCGCCGACGGCCGGTTCACCCCGACCATCGACGACGAGGACGTGCACACCGCCCTCGAACGCGGCCTCCTCGAACGGCTCGGCGCGCTCGGCGGCAAGCTGCGCGCCGGTCGCAGCCGCAACGACCAGGTCGCCACCGACCTCCGCCTGTACCTGCGCGACCACGCGCGCGGTGTGGCCAAGAGCCTCGTCGACCTGGCCCAGGCCCTCACCGACCAGGCCGAGACGCATCTGGGTGTGCCGGCGCCGGGCATGACCCACCTCCAGCACGCCCAGCCGATCCTGTTCAGCCACCAGCTGCTGGCGCACGTGCAGTCGCTGCTCCGCGACCTCGACCGGCTCTCCGACTGGGACAAGCGCGCCGCGATCAGCCCGCTGGGTGCCGGTGCGCTGGCCGGCAGCTCCCTCCCGCTCGACCCGGAGGCCGTCGCCGCCGAGCTGGGATTCACCAACGCCGCCGCGAACTCGATCGACGCGGTGAGCGACCGGGACTTCGCCGCGGAGTTCCTGTTCGTCGCGGCGCTGATCGGCGTCCACCTCTCCCGGCTGGGCGAGGAGTTCGTGCTGTGGACGTCGCAGGAGTTCGGTTGGGTCACGCTGGACGACGCCTACGCGACCGGCAGCTCGATCATGCCGCAGAAGAAGAACCCGGACATCGCCGAGCTGTCCCGCGGTAAGTCCGGCCGCCTGATCGGCCACCTGAGCGGCTTGCTCGCCACGCTCAAGGCGCTGCCGCTCGCCTACGACCGGGATCTGCAGGAGGACAAGGAGCCGGTCTTCGACGCGGTCGAGACCCTCGGCCTGTTGCTCCCGGCGCTGACCGGCATGGTCAGCACGATGCGGGTCCACACGGACGTGCTCGAGGCGTCCACGCCCACCGGCTACGCGCTCGCCACCGACGTCGCCGAGTGGCTGGTCCGCAAGGGCGTCGCGTTCCGCGACGCGCACGAGATCGTCGGCGCGCTGGTCGCTCGCTGCGCGAAGCGGGGCTGCGAGCTCGACGACCTCACCGACGACGACCTCGCCGAGGTCAGCCCGCACCTCGACCCTTCGGTCCGGAGCGTCCTGTCCGTCGACGGTGCCCTGCGCG
- a CDS encoding arginine repressor gives MSNPVTKAARHARISELVRSTPIPSQTVLARLLADEGMAVTQATLSRDLEELGAVKLRGADGSPASYVLPEEGAAPMRPSVGPPDLLVRRLQELLTGAEASGNLVVLRTPPGAAQFLASGLDRSGLPDIIGTIAGDDTILVITRDPAGGQAFADKVLDWAHQRGPTPGAPTSPAPPPSPNGDTTPATPPATPDLVSSPDSTFSKEPS, from the coding sequence ATGAGCAACCCGGTGACCAAGGCGGCCCGCCACGCGCGGATCAGCGAACTGGTCCGTTCCACGCCGATACCGTCGCAGACCGTGCTGGCCAGGCTGCTGGCCGACGAGGGCATGGCCGTCACGCAGGCCACGCTCTCGCGCGATCTGGAGGAACTCGGCGCGGTCAAGCTGCGGGGCGCGGACGGGTCACCGGCCTCCTACGTGTTGCCGGAGGAGGGCGCGGCCCCGATGCGGCCGTCGGTCGGGCCGCCGGACCTGCTCGTGCGGCGCCTCCAGGAGCTGCTGACCGGCGCGGAGGCCAGCGGCAACCTGGTGGTGCTCCGGACGCCACCTGGCGCCGCGCAGTTCCTCGCCTCGGGTCTCGACCGCTCTGGCCTGCCGGACATCATCGGCACGATCGCCGGTGACGACACGATCCTCGTCATCACCCGCGATCCAGCCGGTGGCCAGGCGTTCGCCGACAAGGTGCTCGACTGGGCCCACCAACGCGGCCCCACCCCGGGGGCCCCGACGTCACCGGCGCCCCCGCCGTCGCCGAACGGCGACACCACCCCGGCCACCCCACCCGCGACGCCCGATCTCGTATCGTCGCCTGACTCGACTTTCTCCAAGGAACCTTCGTGA